In Actinoplanes sp. NBC_00393, a single genomic region encodes these proteins:
- a CDS encoding glycosyltransferase family 4 protein: MRILVYPHAMEIGGSQINAIELGAAIRDMGHEVAVIGEHGPLVELVTQLGLEHLPLPANRKRPSPKVARQIRGLIRERSLDIVHGYEWPPALDCAAAAFPVRDTAAVCTIMSMAVAPFLPATMPLVVGTEALRAHAADRRPGPVYLIEPPVDVDANAPDHPVDRFRAEYRLDRDETTIDIAVVSRLVPELKLEGVLTAIDVVGEVGCTRPVRLIIAGDGIAREEVERRAAAANARAGRRAVVLTGELRDPRPVYAAADIMLGMGSSALRALSFGRPLVVQGERGFWELLTPDTVNLFLQQGWYGLGDGTGGAERLTQHLLRLLDDAPLRAKLGSYGRDLAVERFSLQKAARSQLDIYERAIADRRAGAGLVPRAAVAARAAAGLFTYKVNRKITAVRGTQRRDDFNVATLAQQAMKR; this comes from the coding sequence GTGAGAATCCTCGTCTACCCGCACGCCATGGAGATCGGCGGCAGCCAGATCAACGCCATCGAACTCGGCGCGGCGATCCGCGACATGGGCCACGAGGTCGCCGTGATCGGCGAGCACGGCCCGCTCGTCGAACTGGTCACCCAGCTCGGCCTGGAACATCTTCCGCTGCCCGCCAACCGTAAACGTCCTTCGCCGAAGGTCGCCCGGCAGATCCGTGGCCTGATCCGCGAACGGTCCCTGGACATCGTGCACGGCTACGAGTGGCCACCGGCCCTGGATTGCGCCGCCGCCGCCTTTCCGGTCCGGGACACCGCGGCGGTCTGCACCATCATGTCGATGGCGGTCGCCCCGTTCCTGCCCGCCACCATGCCCCTGGTCGTGGGGACCGAGGCGCTGCGAGCGCACGCCGCCGACCGCCGGCCCGGCCCGGTCTATCTGATCGAGCCGCCGGTCGACGTCGACGCCAATGCGCCGGACCATCCGGTCGACCGGTTCCGCGCCGAGTACCGGCTGGATCGTGACGAGACCACGATCGACATCGCGGTGGTCAGCCGGCTGGTGCCCGAGCTCAAACTGGAAGGCGTGCTGACCGCGATCGACGTGGTGGGCGAGGTGGGGTGCACACGGCCCGTCCGGTTGATCATCGCTGGTGACGGCATCGCCCGCGAGGAAGTCGAACGGCGGGCCGCGGCCGCCAACGCCCGTGCCGGACGGCGGGCTGTGGTCCTCACCGGGGAGCTGCGGGACCCGAGGCCGGTCTACGCCGCAGCGGACATCATGCTGGGCATGGGCAGCTCGGCGCTGCGGGCCCTGTCGTTCGGCCGCCCGCTGGTGGTCCAGGGTGAGCGCGGCTTCTGGGAACTGCTCACGCCGGACACCGTGAACCTGTTCCTGCAACAGGGCTGGTACGGCCTGGGTGACGGTACCGGCGGCGCCGAACGGCTGACCCAGCATCTGCTGCGCCTGCTCGACGACGCGCCACTGCGGGCCAAGCTGGGTTCCTACGGCCGGGACCTGGCCGTTGAGCGTTTCAGCCTGCAGAAGGCGGCCCGCAGCCAGCTCGACATCTACGAGCGGGCGATCGCCGACCGCCGGGCCGGGGCGGGCCTGGTGCCGCGTGCCGCAGTGGCGGCACGCGCTGCCGCCGGGTTGTTCACCTACAAGGTCAACCGCAAGATCACGGCGGTACGCGGCACGCAGCGCCGTGACGACTTCAACGTGGCGACCCTCGCCCAGCAGGCGATGAAGCGCTGA
- a CDS encoding DUF4082 domain-containing protein: MNSQQVGRRWRPVFTIAAALTMLVAATVVTAYAVTSKADTYSFFAAEDVSGVTADSDTRPVELGLRFTSGRAGALTAVRFLKVNGDRGAHRVTVWSGSGQRLATATPARESRSGWQQVALSAPVRIEAGREYVVSYHTTRYRASADYFSGRAVRAGPLSTVGGGLYAYGSGGFPTQSWKASNYWVDVVFKPGAKPAPAPAVTSASPAAPTTPPSTAPSLNPPSPSVSTAPPAGSADLALPRVPWEGGPSYYARFGKSNAADWHDPGFFPIGVWYEGVYTQDDVSKDKAVGLNTYVMLTSGSDMNLIERNDMHAMTTDNRKDTGGETTAWIINDEVDMWGGAGDSKWTGKYPGEGHPCTSGKYDCGFDVMDRLSADLPAGTDRMRYANFGKGIMFWQNNADASRFVNEWTTVVSNDIYWYTDPNVCYSSSEGPAIGVPEDACRRSANYGLTMDRMREVDAMDGKRQPIYAFVEVGHPFEGNDSPTITKEQIAGAVVNSLIHEARGILYFNHNFGSDCISQHVLRDACGTAVRPAVTELNRRIKSLAPVLNTQSFRWQFNPALDTMLKQYDGSYYVFAMPGRTGGTGEQKLTLPEGVSGAEAEVLFENRTVPISGGTVTDTFAKEFSYHIYKITP, from the coding sequence TTGAACAGCCAGCAAGTCGGGCGGCGCTGGAGGCCCGTCTTCACGATCGCCGCCGCCCTGACCATGTTGGTGGCTGCCACGGTCGTCACGGCGTATGCGGTCACCTCCAAGGCGGACACCTACTCGTTCTTCGCCGCCGAGGACGTGTCCGGGGTCACCGCCGACTCCGACACCCGGCCGGTCGAGCTGGGCCTCCGGTTCACCTCGGGCAGGGCCGGTGCGCTCACCGCGGTGCGTTTCCTCAAGGTCAACGGTGATCGCGGCGCACACCGGGTGACCGTGTGGTCCGGCAGCGGGCAGCGGCTCGCGACCGCGACCCCGGCACGGGAGAGCCGGTCCGGGTGGCAGCAGGTCGCCCTGTCCGCGCCGGTCCGCATCGAGGCCGGCCGGGAGTACGTGGTGTCCTACCACACGACGCGGTACCGGGCGTCGGCCGACTACTTCTCCGGGCGCGCCGTCCGGGCGGGGCCGCTGAGCACGGTGGGTGGCGGGCTCTATGCGTACGGGTCCGGGGGTTTCCCCACCCAGTCGTGGAAGGCCAGCAACTACTGGGTGGACGTGGTGTTCAAACCGGGTGCGAAACCGGCGCCCGCCCCGGCCGTCACCTCCGCGTCACCGGCCGCCCCCACCACACCGCCGTCCACCGCACCGAGCCTCAACCCGCCGTCGCCGTCCGTCTCCACCGCGCCGCCGGCCGGCAGCGCTGATCTCGCGCTACCCCGGGTGCCCTGGGAAGGCGGCCCGTCGTACTACGCACGCTTCGGCAAGAGCAACGCCGCGGACTGGCACGACCCGGGCTTCTTCCCGATCGGCGTGTGGTACGAGGGCGTCTACACGCAGGATGACGTGAGCAAGGACAAGGCCGTCGGGCTGAACACCTACGTGATGCTGACCAGCGGTTCGGACATGAACCTGATCGAGCGCAACGACATGCATGCGATGACCACCGACAACCGCAAGGACACCGGCGGCGAGACCACGGCCTGGATCATCAACGACGAGGTCGACATGTGGGGCGGGGCCGGCGACAGCAAGTGGACCGGCAAGTACCCCGGTGAGGGCCACCCATGCACCTCGGGCAAGTACGACTGCGGGTTCGACGTGATGGACCGCCTCTCCGCGGACCTGCCCGCCGGGACCGACCGGATGCGGTACGCCAACTTCGGCAAGGGCATCATGTTCTGGCAGAACAACGCCGACGCGAGCCGGTTCGTCAACGAGTGGACCACGGTCGTCTCCAACGACATCTACTGGTACACGGATCCGAACGTCTGCTACTCCTCCTCGGAGGGCCCGGCGATCGGGGTGCCCGAGGATGCCTGCCGCCGCTCCGCGAATTACGGGCTGACCATGGACCGGATGCGTGAGGTCGACGCGATGGACGGCAAGCGCCAGCCGATCTACGCGTTCGTGGAGGTGGGCCATCCCTTCGAGGGCAACGATTCGCCGACCATCACCAAGGAGCAGATCGCCGGCGCGGTGGTCAACTCGCTGATCCACGAGGCCCGCGGCATCCTCTACTTCAACCACAACTTCGGTAGTGACTGCATCTCGCAGCACGTCCTGCGCGACGCCTGCGGCACGGCGGTGCGCCCGGCCGTCACCGAGCTCAACCGGCGAATCAAAAGCCTGGCGCCGGTGCTCAACACGCAGTCGTTCCGCTGGCAGTTCAACCCGGCGCTGGACACCATGCTGAAGCAGTACGACGGGTCCTACTACGTGTTCGCGATGCCCGGCCGGACCGGCGGGACCGGGGAGCAGAAGCTGACCCTGCCCGAGGGGGTGTCCGGTGCCGAGGCCGAGGTGTTGTTCGAGAACCGGACGGTTCCGATCAGCGGTGGCACAGTCACCGATACCTTCGCCAAGGAGTTCTCGTATCACATCTACAAGATCACGCCATGA
- a CDS encoding EGFR-like transmembrane domain-containing protein gives MDFWDLTKLMFRRWYVSVPAVMLAIGATLFVATRVEPDYVATSYVQLVPPAITPKANDETKASARNPWLDLGLASLTKAGMISVQDKKIVKALKTAGYSDDFTLTQDPQLPILTFEVIGDDEVQATQTSEQLVKRFSDSVATLQDEYGAPKEQLITVRRLDLGDNVEESTSKVKRALIAVAAVGGLLAVALTVAIDAWLRRRDRKRADGAVVPAAGEPPVRPSAVVPMSEAVPVPAKVGAAHDDGDAEPERRAVGEETAKLVPTGEETIVLPSPTWQSRNNRNGSKRP, from the coding sequence GTGGACTTTTGGGACCTTACCAAGCTGATGTTCCGGCGTTGGTATGTCTCCGTGCCCGCGGTCATGCTGGCCATCGGCGCCACCCTGTTCGTGGCGACCCGGGTGGAGCCCGACTACGTCGCGACGAGCTACGTGCAGCTCGTGCCGCCGGCGATCACCCCGAAGGCCAACGACGAGACCAAGGCGAGCGCCCGCAACCCGTGGCTGGACCTCGGACTGGCCTCCCTGACCAAAGCCGGGATGATCTCCGTGCAGGACAAGAAGATCGTCAAAGCGCTGAAGACCGCAGGGTACAGCGACGACTTCACGCTGACCCAGGATCCGCAACTGCCGATCCTCACCTTCGAGGTGATCGGCGACGACGAGGTCCAGGCGACGCAGACGTCCGAGCAACTCGTGAAGCGGTTCTCCGACAGCGTCGCCACGCTGCAGGACGAGTACGGCGCACCCAAGGAGCAGCTGATCACCGTACGGCGGCTCGACCTCGGCGACAACGTGGAGGAGTCCACGTCCAAGGTCAAGCGGGCGTTGATCGCCGTCGCCGCTGTCGGCGGTCTGCTCGCTGTGGCGCTGACCGTCGCGATCGACGCCTGGCTGCGCCGCCGAGACCGCAAGCGCGCCGACGGCGCCGTCGTGCCGGCCGCGGGCGAGCCCCCGGTGCGGCCGTCGGCGGTCGTGCCGATGTCCGAAGCGGTTCCGGTGCCGGCCAAGGTCGGTGCCGCGCACGACGACGGCGACGCGGAGCCGGAGAGGCGGGCGGTGGGCGAGGAGACGGCCAAGCTGGTGCCGACCGGCGAGGAGACCATCGTGCTGCCTTCGCCGACCTGGCAGTCGCGCAACAACCGCAACGGAAGCAAGCGTCCTTGA
- a CDS encoding DUF4082 domain-containing protein, which produces MSRSSRTLAALTAVVLIGAGALPPRSATAALADPCAPVLNPIVCENSKDGTSHEEWDILGAGDDSIQGFATDISVNAGSTINFKIATDAASYTIDVYRLGWYDGDGARKITPLTPNLSVANSPDDCATNTQTAIFDCGGWAVSASWAVPAAQVSGVYIAKLRRPDTGGASHITFIVRNDASTSDLFFQTSDATWQAYNLYGGADFYEGGENGRAYKLSYNRPFATRGAMEGRDFLFSAEYPMLRFLERNGYDISYTTNVDSDRRGQLIQNHKVFITNGHDEYWSAAQRAHVEAARDAGVHLAFFSGNDVYWRTRWEPSTAGPTTQFRTLVCYKETWSDTDELDPTAEWTGTWRDPRFSPPANGGGNPENALIGTAYMANSTDLPMTVPAAQGKYRLWRETTVAGLSSGMATLAPHTVGYESNEDLDNGFRPAGLIRLSTTVGPTPEYLLDFGKQVAPGTTTHSMTLYRAPSGALVFSAGTIQWSWGLDTYHDGAVAPVDERMQQATINLFADMNVQPDTLMSELEPVSASTDTTAPTVSITSPASTTTVANGTKVTLSGTASDVGGRVAGVEVSTDAGATWHPATGTSSWSYSWYTTGLSAQVARVRAIDDSVNIGAPATRQFTLTGKNTLFGARVPANTSTNDSTALELGVKFVPEVQGFVTAIRFYKGAGNTGTHTGSLWSSTGDRLAHGTFTDETASGWQTLKLTRPAEVQAGQTYVVSYYAPVGHYAADARAFSLTDWKASPLTVRRSATAGGNGVFGYGAGFPTRTYADTNYYVDVQFVSSENAPPSAVSTTPLHNASGVEAGVHPSVVFTKALNPATLTFIVEDSTGAPVAGSFGYTAATKSATFIPSVPFTAASRYTARVTATDTNGITTEEPVEWSFTIDLNPSVKKLFATGATPQVASSDDAAPVELGVKFVPLTSGKIIGLRYYQGPGNTGTHTGTLWSAAGSVIRQVTFGPGSGNGWQTAAFDSPVDVVAGGSYVISYFAPNGGYAYTPGFFTAAHTNGPLRAPAGANGVYRYGSSGFPTQTYNSANYWVDPLFLPEDGPGTTPEPPEGVNVFAVNAVPATPDFDDDDPINVGMKFIPDVDGTVTGLRFYKGPANTGTHTGALWEADGDPLASAVFGQETASGWQSVRFAAAVEVTAGTTYVVSYHTAVGQYAADINGFAQAGVIAPPLRVPQGGGMYGYGTSGFPGSATNHNFWVDVYFQPEQ; this is translated from the coding sequence GTGAGCAGGTCGTCAAGGACGCTCGCCGCGCTGACAGCGGTCGTGCTGATCGGGGCCGGGGCTCTGCCTCCGCGATCCGCCACGGCCGCACTCGCCGATCCGTGTGCCCCGGTGCTCAACCCGATCGTCTGCGAGAACAGCAAGGACGGCACGTCGCACGAGGAGTGGGACATCCTCGGCGCCGGCGACGACTCGATCCAGGGCTTCGCCACCGACATCAGCGTCAACGCCGGCTCGACGATCAACTTCAAGATCGCTACCGACGCCGCGTCGTACACGATCGACGTCTACCGGCTGGGGTGGTATGACGGCGACGGCGCCCGCAAGATCACGCCGTTGACGCCGAACCTGTCCGTTGCCAACTCCCCGGACGACTGCGCCACCAACACGCAGACCGCCATCTTCGACTGCGGCGGCTGGGCCGTCTCGGCGTCCTGGGCGGTCCCGGCCGCTCAGGTCTCCGGCGTCTACATCGCGAAGCTGCGGCGCCCGGACACCGGCGGCGCCAGCCACATCACGTTCATCGTGCGCAACGACGCCAGCACCTCGGACCTGTTCTTCCAGACCTCCGACGCCACCTGGCAGGCCTACAACCTGTACGGCGGGGCCGACTTCTACGAGGGCGGGGAGAACGGGCGGGCCTACAAACTGAGCTACAACCGGCCGTTCGCCACCCGCGGCGCGATGGAGGGCCGTGACTTCCTGTTCAGCGCGGAGTATCCGATGCTGCGGTTCCTGGAACGCAACGGATACGACATCAGCTACACGACGAACGTCGACAGCGACCGGCGCGGCCAGCTCATCCAGAACCACAAGGTCTTCATCACCAACGGCCACGACGAGTACTGGTCGGCCGCCCAGCGTGCGCACGTCGAGGCGGCCCGGGACGCCGGTGTGCACCTCGCCTTCTTCAGCGGCAACGACGTGTACTGGCGGACCCGCTGGGAGCCGAGCACGGCGGGGCCGACCACCCAGTTCCGGACCCTGGTCTGCTACAAGGAGACCTGGTCGGACACCGACGAGCTCGACCCCACCGCCGAGTGGACCGGCACCTGGCGCGACCCGCGGTTCAGCCCGCCCGCGAACGGCGGCGGCAACCCGGAGAACGCGCTGATCGGTACGGCCTACATGGCCAACTCGACCGACCTGCCGATGACGGTGCCGGCCGCACAGGGCAAGTACCGGCTGTGGCGCGAGACCACCGTCGCCGGACTGTCCTCCGGGATGGCGACCCTCGCCCCGCACACCGTGGGCTACGAGTCGAACGAGGACCTGGACAACGGCTTCCGGCCCGCCGGACTGATCCGGCTCTCCACCACCGTGGGCCCGACCCCGGAGTACCTGCTGGATTTCGGCAAACAGGTCGCGCCGGGCACCACCACCCACTCCATGACCCTCTACCGGGCGCCCAGCGGAGCGCTGGTGTTCTCGGCCGGCACCATCCAGTGGTCCTGGGGCCTGGACACCTACCACGACGGCGCGGTCGCCCCGGTCGACGAGCGGATGCAGCAGGCCACCATCAACCTGTTCGCCGACATGAACGTGCAGCCTGACACCCTGATGAGCGAGCTGGAGCCGGTTTCGGCCTCCACCGACACCACCGCGCCGACCGTGTCGATCACCTCGCCCGCGTCCACCACCACGGTTGCCAACGGCACGAAGGTGACCCTCAGCGGCACCGCGAGCGACGTCGGTGGCCGGGTCGCCGGGGTCGAGGTCTCCACCGACGCGGGCGCCACCTGGCACCCGGCCACCGGGACGAGCTCCTGGTCGTACTCGTGGTACACCACCGGGCTCAGCGCCCAGGTGGCGAGGGTGCGTGCCATCGATGACAGCGTCAACATCGGCGCACCCGCCACCCGGCAGTTCACCCTGACCGGCAAGAACACCCTGTTCGGTGCGAGGGTCCCGGCGAACACCTCGACGAACGACTCGACGGCCCTCGAGCTGGGCGTCAAGTTCGTCCCTGAGGTGCAGGGCTTCGTCACGGCGATCCGGTTCTACAAGGGTGCCGGCAACACCGGGACGCACACCGGCAGCCTCTGGTCGTCCACCGGCGACCGGCTGGCGCACGGCACGTTCACCGACGAGACCGCCAGCGGCTGGCAGACCCTCAAACTCACGCGGCCGGCCGAGGTGCAGGCCGGCCAGACCTACGTGGTGTCGTACTACGCACCGGTCGGCCACTACGCCGCCGACGCCCGGGCCTTCAGCCTCACCGACTGGAAGGCGTCGCCACTCACCGTGCGCCGGTCGGCGACGGCCGGGGGCAACGGCGTCTTCGGGTACGGCGCGGGCTTCCCCACGCGGACCTACGCCGACACCAACTACTACGTCGACGTGCAGTTCGTCTCCAGTGAGAACGCGCCGCCGTCCGCCGTCTCGACCACGCCACTGCACAACGCCAGCGGTGTCGAGGCCGGGGTGCATCCTTCGGTGGTCTTCACCAAGGCGCTGAACCCGGCGACGCTGACGTTCATCGTGGAGGACTCCACCGGGGCGCCGGTGGCCGGCTCGTTCGGGTACACCGCGGCGACGAAGAGCGCCACGTTCATCCCGTCTGTGCCGTTCACCGCGGCCAGCCGGTACACGGCCCGGGTCACGGCGACCGACACGAACGGCATCACCACTGAGGAACCGGTCGAGTGGAGCTTCACCATCGACCTGAACCCGTCGGTGAAGAAGCTGTTCGCCACCGGCGCGACACCGCAGGTGGCCAGCAGCGACGACGCCGCGCCGGTGGAACTGGGCGTCAAGTTCGTCCCGTTGACCAGCGGCAAGATCATCGGCTTGCGGTACTACCAGGGGCCCGGCAACACCGGCACCCACACCGGGACGCTGTGGTCGGCGGCCGGCAGTGTCATCCGGCAGGTCACCTTCGGGCCGGGCTCCGGTAACGGCTGGCAGACCGCAGCCTTCGACAGCCCGGTCGACGTGGTGGCCGGCGGCAGCTACGTGATCTCCTACTTCGCGCCGAACGGCGGGTACGCGTACACCCCGGGCTTCTTCACCGCGGCGCACACCAACGGCCCGCTGCGGGCGCCTGCCGGCGCCAACGGCGTTTACCGGTACGGCTCGTCCGGGTTCCCGACCCAGACCTACAACTCGGCCAACTACTGGGTGGACCCGTTGTTCCTGCCGGAGGACGGTCCCGGCACGACACCGGAACCGCCGGAGGGTGTGAACGTCTTCGCCGTGAACGCCGTGCCCGCCACACCAGACTTCGACGACGATGATCCGATCAACGTCGGCATGAAGTTCATCCCCGACGTCGATGGGACGGTCACCGGCCTGCGGTTCTACAAGGGCCCGGCGAACACCGGCACGCACACCGGCGCGTTGTGGGAGGCGGACGGCGACCCGCTCGCGTCGGCGGTCTTCGGCCAGGAGACCGCGTCCGGCTGGCAGTCCGTGCGTTTCGCGGCAGCCGTCGAGGTCACTGCCGGCACGACGTACGTGGTCAGCTACCACACCGCGGTGGGCCAGTACGCGGCCGACATCAACGGGTTCGCCCAGGCCGGCGTGATCGCGCCACCGTTGCGGGTGCCGCAGGGCGGCGGCATGTACGGCTACGGCACCAGTGGCTTCCCCGGGTCGGCGACCAACCACAACTTCTGGGTGGACGTCTACTTCCAGCCGGAGCAGTAG
- a CDS encoding O-antigen ligase family protein, with amino-acid sequence MSLAPDTTGLLLSPAGPSPHPTDLEPSLVGSRTYRTRRRFTRIDASGLLSIMIFLLMLIPARLILQSLSDVGRPAVLFAIGLWCWWVLVRFNPRLMVGGPQPMRWIVLIYLVALLISYAAGYWRGLTAMEANGADRAILAALAFTGVILTAADGIPNWDRLRGVLRTLVWCAGVVGFLGLVQFVFWFDFTQYIALPGLSSNGVEPGFELRGGAIRVASTMTHYIEFSTVMAMSLPFAIHFARFAPARHSRQLFMVTALIIAAAIPATVSRTGFVAVGIALLVMIPVWTWRMRYNLAVIAVTLVAGLLVMRPALANTLLNLFAGAGEDSSITARTKRYEMVGYYFSQRPWWGRGTGTWISPQYQFLDNQWLAQALSTGLIGVAALASLHLTAIVLAFVALRRSPSGEDRHLCAALIATQLIALVVAAFFDSLSFSTYTMVLALMVGLTGAVWRLTHPARVVRTTLPLRSAGPLSN; translated from the coding sequence TTGAGCCTCGCTCCGGACACCACGGGCCTGCTGCTGTCACCTGCGGGCCCGTCGCCGCACCCGACCGACCTCGAGCCGTCCCTGGTCGGCTCGCGCACCTACCGCACCCGTCGGCGGTTCACCCGGATCGACGCGTCCGGGCTGCTGAGCATCATGATCTTCCTGCTCATGCTGATCCCGGCGCGGCTCATCCTGCAGAGTCTCAGCGATGTCGGCCGGCCCGCGGTGCTGTTCGCCATCGGCCTGTGGTGCTGGTGGGTGCTGGTGCGTTTCAACCCGCGGCTGATGGTGGGCGGGCCGCAGCCGATGCGCTGGATTGTGCTGATCTACCTGGTCGCACTACTGATCTCCTACGCCGCGGGTTACTGGCGTGGCCTGACGGCGATGGAGGCCAACGGCGCCGACCGGGCGATCCTCGCCGCACTCGCCTTCACCGGAGTGATTCTGACCGCAGCCGACGGCATCCCCAACTGGGACCGGTTGCGCGGTGTGCTGCGGACCCTGGTCTGGTGCGCCGGCGTCGTCGGCTTCCTGGGCCTGGTGCAGTTCGTGTTCTGGTTCGACTTCACCCAGTACATCGCTCTCCCCGGGCTGTCGTCCAACGGCGTCGAGCCGGGCTTCGAGCTGCGCGGTGGCGCGATCAGGGTGGCCAGCACCATGACGCACTACATCGAGTTCAGCACGGTGATGGCGATGAGCCTGCCGTTCGCCATCCATTTCGCCAGGTTCGCCCCGGCCCGGCACTCCCGGCAGCTGTTCATGGTGACGGCGCTGATCATCGCGGCGGCGATCCCGGCCACGGTGTCGCGCACCGGTTTCGTCGCGGTCGGGATCGCGCTGCTGGTGATGATCCCGGTCTGGACCTGGCGGATGCGCTACAACCTGGCCGTCATCGCGGTGACGCTGGTCGCCGGGCTGCTGGTGATGCGACCGGCGCTCGCCAACACGCTGCTCAACCTGTTTGCCGGCGCCGGTGAGGACTCCAGCATCACCGCCCGCACCAAGCGGTACGAGATGGTCGGCTACTACTTCTCGCAACGCCCGTGGTGGGGCCGGGGCACCGGCACCTGGATCTCCCCGCAGTACCAGTTCCTCGACAACCAGTGGCTCGCCCAGGCGCTGAGCACCGGCCTGATCGGGGTGGCCGCCCTGGCCTCGCTGCACCTGACCGCGATCGTCCTGGCCTTCGTCGCGTTGCGGCGCTCACCGAGCGGCGAGGACCGGCATCTGTGTGCCGCGCTGATCGCGACGCAGCTGATCGCGCTCGTGGTGGCGGCCTTCTTCGACTCGCTGAGCTTCAGCACGTACACCATGGTTCTGGCACTGATGGTGGGGCTCACCGGGGCGGTGTGGCGGTTGACCCACCCGGCCCGGGTCGTGCGGACCACCCTGCCTCTCAGGTCGGCTGGTCCGCTGTCCAACTGA
- a CDS encoding lipopolysaccharide biosynthesis protein: MTQTAEDDKPLAARAGRALGWSFASTALARLGTLAIGIALARILGPQEFGTFAVAMVALLAVLSFNELGVSLAIVRWPGEPHTIVPTVATISVVSSVLVYAGCYLGAPAFAELMGDPGATPVVRVLALCVLVNGVVAAPAALLQRHFRQDRKMVADQVTTWLGAFVSISCALAGFGAMSLAVGQLTGALAGGVLLAVFAPQGLRPGFDPGTARALLRFGLPLAGSSIIVFAVANIDRLIVGAVLGPVPLGFYVLAVNLANWPVTMFSQPVRQVAPAALARLQGDPPAMRQAFLSTAGLLTSITLPVCVLLAVAAEPLIGLVYGAAWGPAAAVLPWLGLLGALRIVFELVYDYFVVLANTRVVFTIQVVWLLVLLPAVYLGARSGGSAGAAAAQFAVALLVVLPLYLYELRRTGIAPGAFLSRLVVPVLGAVLAAGLAYLAGTAVRPDLAALAVMGAAGAAVVAALLYRTRHDLRSLRSMQPA, translated from the coding sequence ATGACGCAGACCGCCGAAGACGACAAACCGCTTGCCGCCCGCGCCGGGCGGGCCCTGGGATGGAGCTTCGCCAGCACCGCTCTGGCCCGCCTCGGCACCCTGGCCATCGGCATCGCGCTGGCCAGGATCCTCGGGCCGCAGGAGTTCGGCACGTTCGCGGTGGCAATGGTCGCGCTGCTCGCCGTTCTCAGCTTCAACGAGCTGGGGGTGAGCCTGGCGATCGTGCGGTGGCCGGGGGAGCCGCACACGATCGTGCCGACGGTCGCCACCATCTCGGTCGTTTCCAGCGTGCTGGTCTACGCCGGCTGCTACCTGGGCGCTCCCGCCTTCGCGGAACTCATGGGCGATCCCGGTGCCACCCCGGTGGTCCGGGTTCTGGCGCTCTGCGTGCTCGTCAACGGTGTGGTCGCCGCGCCGGCCGCGCTGCTGCAGCGCCATTTCCGGCAGGACCGCAAGATGGTCGCCGACCAGGTCACCACCTGGCTGGGAGCGTTCGTCTCGATCAGCTGCGCCCTCGCCGGGTTCGGTGCGATGAGCCTGGCGGTCGGCCAGCTCACCGGCGCCCTGGCGGGCGGTGTGCTGCTCGCCGTGTTCGCGCCCCAGGGTCTGCGCCCCGGCTTCGACCCCGGGACCGCCCGCGCGCTGCTGCGCTTCGGCCTGCCGCTGGCCGGCTCCAGCATCATCGTCTTCGCGGTCGCCAACATCGACCGGCTGATCGTCGGCGCCGTCCTCGGCCCGGTGCCGCTGGGTTTCTATGTGCTGGCCGTCAACCTGGCGAACTGGCCGGTCACCATGTTCTCCCAGCCGGTCCGCCAGGTCGCGCCGGCCGCGCTGGCACGACTGCAGGGCGATCCACCGGCCATGCGCCAGGCCTTCCTGTCCACCGCCGGCCTGCTCACCTCGATCACCCTGCCGGTCTGCGTGCTGCTCGCCGTCGCCGCCGAACCGCTGATCGGTCTGGTCTACGGGGCAGCGTGGGGCCCGGCCGCCGCCGTGCTGCCCTGGCTGGGTCTGCTCGGTGCGTTGCGGATCGTCTTCGAGCTGGTCTACGACTATTTCGTCGTTCTCGCCAACACCAGGGTGGTCTTCACGATCCAGGTGGTGTGGCTGCTGGTTCTGCTGCCGGCTGTCTACCTGGGCGCCCGGTCCGGTGGATCGGCGGGCGCGGCGGCCGCACAGTTCGCTGTCGCCCTGCTGGTGGTGCTGCCGCTCTACCTCTACGAACTGCGCCGCACCGGCATCGCACCCGGTGCTTTCCTGTCCCGGCTCGTGGTCCCGGTACTCGGTGCCGTCCTCGCCGCCGGACTGGCCTACCTGGCCGGCACAGCTGTGCGGCCCGACCTGGCGGCACTGGCCGTGATGGGTGCGGCCGGCGCGGCGGTGGTGGCCGCCCTGCTCTACCGCACCCGGCACGACCTGCGCTCACTGCGCTCGATGCAGCCGGCCTGA